A region of Schistosoma mansoni strain Puerto Rico chromosome 1, complete genome DNA encodes the following proteins:
- a CDS encoding related to multifunctional cyclin-dependent kinase-related gives MTTMKSYVAVVIYSVNSKNSVFQKMRVRSLKIDTEKVDAFNKIMLFSCSVDPSLSWSVEGSFYTERWIPVTPHAASGFLVSNRNSSMNSILSVDLELETVSGSEKSCVSFTLRPDYQDDQGLLCLPVSSDSGILDEIYLYYLFIFDYKPLHTDQRTPLYLCLPPVNSSMHQNATSQPMIVGHAGAGVKRAHYGKGPEWPENTICAFRRAEQLGVTMVECDANITKDSEVVLHHNFTLGVCEQPRKSEKDPQTFILEHKTDGVVNENSTDLIVNYQLSEIRSLLRKVNGTIGCANIIQSQYPSPLTMNDPIPNIHGKEAEPIPLLKDAFYQTSTNLSFNVEIKYPIETPYNLVAEELIKHKPVEPSLPTPSSYFYKINKFCDTILDTIWSHAGPRYVILSSFNPDICLALRLKQSFLPVLFISRGGYPNDSSHKSDPRHHNIFSATSWAHIMNLNGIVTVGHHFGSTNDVDDRQIKSLGADLESKQLSCFVYGDGVSEMSFYRKASQLNLTGVIVDRLDEFMHMYHDQYKTNTQLASPNS, from the exons ATGACAACTATGAAATCCTATGTAGCCGTGGTCATTTACTCGGTCAATTCAAAAAATTCTGTGTTCCAGAAAATGCGGGTTAGATCTTTGAAAATAGATACTGAGAAAGTTGATgctttcaataaaataatgttattt TCTTGTAGTGTAGATCCATCTTTATCATGGTCTGTTGAAGGTTCTTTTTATACGGAAAGATGGATTCCTGTAACTCCACATGCAGCCAGTGGTTTTCTTGTTTCAAACCGTAATTCGTCAATGAATTCTATATTG TCTGTTGATTTAGAATTAGAAACTGTTTCTGGTTCCGAAAAATCTTGTGTTTCATTTACTTTACGTCCAGATTACCAAGATGACCAGGGTCTACTTTGTCTTCCAGTTTCTTCCGATAGCGGTATTTTGGATGAAATTTACC TGTACTATCTGTTTATATTTGACTACAAACCACTTCATACGGATCAAAGAACACCTCTCTATTTATGCCTCCCTCCAGTTAATTCATCTATGCATCAAAATGCAACCTCCCAACCAATGATAGTCGGTCATGCTGGTGCCGGTGTAAAACGTGCACATTATGGTAAAGGGCCTGAATGGCCAGAAAACACAATATGCGCATTTAGACGTGCTGAACAACTTGGAGTAACAATGGTAGAATGTGATGCAAATATCACGAAAGATTCTGAAGTTGTTTTACACCACAACTTCACACTAGGAGTATGTGAGCAACCGAGAAAATCTGAAAAAGATCCACAAACTTTCATTTTAGAGCATAAAA CTGATGGTGTAGTAAATGAAAATAGCACAGATTTGATTGTGAACTACCAATTATCTGAAATTCGTAGCTTGTTGAGAAAGGTCAATGGAACGATCGGTTGTGCAAACATTATCCAGAGTCAGTATCCTAGTCCCTTAACAATGAATGATCCTATTCCAAATATTCATGGTAAAGAGGCTGAACCAATACCGTTATTAAAAGACGCATTCTACCAAACGTCCACAAATCTAAGCTTCAACGTGGAGATAAAATATCCCATAGAAACGCCATATAATCTAGTCGCTGAAGAATTAATTAAACATAAACCTGTCGAACCTTCTTTACCAACACCGTCCTCATATTTCTATAAAATCAACAAATTCTGTGATACAATATTAGAT ACAATATGGTCACACGCTGGACCCAGATACGTTATCCTATCTTCATTTAATCCTGATATATGCTTAGCTTTAAGGCTAAAGCAATCTTTTTTACCAGTCTTGTTTATTTCTCGTGGTGGTTATCCAAATGATAGTAGTCACAAGTCAGATCCACGACATCACAACATATTCTCTGCGACAAGTTGGGCACATATAATGAACTTAAATGGGATTGTTACAGTGGGACATCATTTCGGTTCGACAAATGATGTGGATGACAGGCAGATCAAATCTCTTGGAGCGGATTTAGAGAGTAAACAGCTATCCTGCTTTGTGTATGGTGATGGTGTGTCTGAAATGAGTTTTTATAGAAAAGCATCACAACTTAATTTGACTGGAGTAATAGTTGACCGATTAGATGAGTTTATGCATATGTACCATGATCAATACAAAACAAACACACAATTAGCGTCTCCAAACTCTTGA